Part of the Pirellulales bacterium genome, AGGAACTTCGTTTCCATTGCACAGGGCGAATGATGCACGGTTTTGCTTCCCGTTCGCGCTCTTCACGGCGCGGTCGATTGTTTGTGCGCACCGTCGTAAAATCGGCGGAAACAAATCGCACAACTTCACCCGCTTTACCTCTGCGAAAAACCGATTTATGCGAACTCACTCGCCCCGCGCTGCCAGCCGGCACGAAATCCGCCCGGTAAAGCCGCTGCCAGTTCCACCGCCTGCGCCGTCCCCGCATCCGGAACTGAATCTGCCGCTGATCTTCCAGCCGTCGCTCAATTAAATTTGCCACGAGTTACTGGCCGCCGATCGTGCCCCGCGCTGCGTAGGCTCTATCTCTTCGATTGCCGGTCGGTTATGCTCAATACTGCGCTGGTTGCAGGCCGCTGCGGGGTGGCAGAGTGGGTGCCCGGGGTCGAGGCCGCCGAGCCACCGGAATCCAACCGGTTGGGGGGCTCACTTCGTTCGACCCCAGCCACCCGACCGCTGCAGCACCGCGCGAGATTTTCATAAGATGCGGCCCAGCCGCTCCGCCATTGAGTATCGAAATGTCGCATGCCGCAGAAACTGTCGATTCCATTTCACTGGCGCGCGAAGCCGCCGCCGGACTGGGCGTGGCCCAAGTAATTCTCAGGCCGCGCAAAGCGCAGCCTTTTTTCGGCCGGCATCCGTGGGTTTTGGATACCGCGATTGATCGAATTGAAGGCACAGTTTCCAACGGCGACATCGTCGATCTCATTTCCGACAAAGGGAAGTTTATTGCCCGCGGATTTTATAACGGCCACAGCCGCCTTCGTGTGCGGCTTTACACGTGGGATGCTGGCACTCTGCTGGACGAAGCACTTTTTCGCCGCCGCCTGGAAACGGCCATCGCCCTGCGAAAGCGTTTGGGCTACGACAACCCTGCCGGCGCCGCACGGCTGGTGTATAGCGAAGCCGACGGACTCAGTGGGCTAATTGTCGACCGCTATGGCGAATATTTATCGGTGCAGGCCACGTCGCTGGCCGTTTGGCAGCGGTTGGACAAAATTGTGCCGCTGCTTATCGATTTAGTTCATCCGCGCGGAGTGGTGTTGCGCCAGGAGCGCGGCGCCGTACAGATGGAAGGCATGCCGCACGAGGAAGGACGCGGCTGGGGCGATTTGCCCACGGGCCCTGTCTTCATCGAAGAACATGACCTGCGCTACGGTGTTAATTTGCGCGAAGGGCACAAAACCGGATTGTATTTGGATCAACGTGAGAATCGCCGAGCGGTGGCCAACTACGTGCAAGGCCGGCGAATGCTCGATATGTTTTGCTACAGCGGCGGCTTCGCGCTCAATGCCGTAAAACACGGCGGGGCCAGCGAAGTGTTATGCGTCGATAGCAGTGAAAAAGCGTTAGCGCTCGCCCGAGCCAATGCGGAGTTGAACGGGGTCGCTAATCTTCATTTCCAACCCGGAGACGGCTTCGAGACGCTGCAAGAATTGTCGCTGCAAAAAGAACGCTTCGGCATCGTGGTGCTCGATCCGCCTAAGTTTGCCCGCAACCGAGCGGCAGTGAACGATGCCTTAATGGCCTACCACCGCATCAACCGGTTGGCCGTGAACTTGCTGGAGCCAGGCGGAATTTTGGTTACGTGCAGTTGCTCCGGTCACGTGCTGCGCGAAGATTTTCTGCACATGCTCTCGGGCGTGGCTCAGCGCAGCAATCGAGAAATTCAAGTGTTGGAGCAGCGCGGCGCGGCCCCCGATCATCCCATTAGCACCACTTGCTTGGAGAGCGAGTATTTGAAGTGCTTTGTCTGCCGCGTGGGATGAGGGAAGGCATGGCCACTTATCCCAAGGTCGCCCAACTCAAAAATCCCGCGGCGCTAACTGCGCGCCTGGCGGAGTTGGGTTTGGAATTGCCCCTCGACGAGCGCATTCTCACCGCGGCCGAAAACTCCCCCATGGCCCAGCCACTTATGATCGGCGGCATGCGGATCGGCAACCGTTGGTGCATTCATCCCATGGAAGGCTGGGATGCCAATCCGGATGGCTCGCCCTCTCCGCACACGCTGCGCCGGTGGCGAAATTTCGGCTTGAGCGGGGCGAAGTGGATTTGGGGGGGCGAAGCGGCGGCCGTGCAGCCCGATGGCCGCGCGAATCCCCATCAAACCTTGGCCACTTCTTCAAACCGCAACGGTTTGGCCGCGCTGTTGAGCGCATGCCGCACGGCCCATCGAGAAGCGTTCGGAAATGACGACGATTTGTTCGTCGGCCTGCAACTCACCCACTCGGGCCGGTTTTCTCGTCCGCACGACAAGCGATTGGAGCCGCGAATTGCGTATCATCATCCGCTATTAGATGCGAAGTTTGGCATCGACCCGCAAGATCCATCCATCGTTTGGACCGACGATGATTTGGAGCGTTTGATCGTTTCGTACGTTACGGCGGCCGGCTTGGCCGCAGGAGTTGGCTTTCAGTTCGTCGACATCAAGGCCTGCCACGGTTATTTGATGCACGAATTTTTGAGTGCCCGTTCACGGCCTGGGCGATTTGGCGGCGATTTAACGGGCCGCTCCCGGCTGCTGTTTTCGGTTGTCGAGCGCATTCGCAGCCAGTTTCCACAATTGATGGTGGTCGTGCGGCTGAGCGCTTTCGACACGCTGCCCTACAAAACCGGCCGCGAAATTGGCCAGCCGCTAGATTATCGTCACTTATTGCCATACGAATATGGTTTTGGCGTGGATCCAAACGATCCGTTGAAATTCGACATGCGCGAGCCCATCGAGCTTCTTCGTCGCTTGCACACGGCAGGCGTGGCGGCGGTGAATTTGTCGTGCGGCAGTCCGTATTACAATCCGCACATTCAGCGCCCGGCAATTTTTCCACCCAGCGATGGTTACTTGCCGCCGGAAGATCCTCTGGTGGGCGTCGTGCGGCTAATTCAAGCGGCCCGGCAATGCAAATTGGCGGTGCCGGAAATGCCGATGGTGGGCTCCGGCTATTCCTATCTGCAAGATTACGTGCCGCATGTGGCGCAAGCCGTGGTGCGGGCCGGCTGGATCGATGCCGTGGGCTTGGGCCGGATGGTGTTGGCTTATCCCGGCTTGCCGGCCGATTCGCTCGCCACCGGGAAACTGGCCCGCAAATTAATTTGCCGCACCTTCAGCGATTGCACCACCGCCCCGCGCAACGGCATGATTTCCGGCTGCTTCCCGCTCGATCCATATTACAAAGCGCTACCGGAAGCGGAGGAACTGCGCGACATCAAAGCAACAATTGAGGCCGAGGAAAAAGCATAACGTGCCGCGGCTTTCAGCGTCGCGCCGTGGCCATTTCTTTTCGATTGCTCACCGTAGTGGCAGCGGAACTGGACGCTTGCGGCGTGCTGTTTCGAGCGACTTGTCCGCGGAGTGTTTCCGGCGCAAGGAATGCCAAGCTTGCCACAATCATCATCACGGCAAAGCTCACCGAGCCGCCAATCACCGCCAAAGCGGCCCACATCAATGCGCCCAGTACCAGTAAAATGGGCCGGGCCAGCGGATTCCAAATTAAAAACACAAAGCACAATTCATAAATCAAAATGGCATGCGTAAAGAAATTCACGATGTATTCAAACGCCAAACCTATTCGGCTTAATCCCGTCAAGTCGATCAATCGAGATTCGGGTCGGGCCATCAGCCACCACAGGGCGGTTCCCTGCCACCACGCGGCCCCTTGTAACTGGGCAATGATCATGGCGGCGTAAATCAGCGTCAAATGAATTTGCAGCAATCGAATGGCAACGGTTGCGGCGCTCGACCAGTAAATTTCGGATTCGGCCGTTCGGATGGCGCCCACTTCTCGCTGACGACGCCGGCGTCGGAGCCAAGCATCGATCGAAAATTTGGCGCCCGAGGGACCCAAGCACAAATAGAACATGACCAGCGCCAAAACTTCGTCCACCGGCCGCATCATCATCGGCATGCGGTGAATGCACGACAATACATACACCAGCGATGCCACGGTGGCCACTCGGCTGAATAATCCAATCAGCATCATAACCAGTGCCGCCAGGCCCAGCCCGTAAATCAACCACAACTGCGAGGGCGAACCGGTCCAATCGAACAGCGAGAATGCGGCTTTCGAGGCGTCGCCTGATGCTCCTTGCACAAGCTGTGCTAATTCAGCAGACAGTAATCCATTGGGCCCAAACCAGCTTTGCAAGTCGGGCAGCAAACTCAGGTACCACCATAACGCGACCACTGCCGTCAGCACGCGAATCAGCGACAACACAATTGCGTCGCTGGGCGCGAACCAAAATCGGGTCCAGCCCGCTCCAAATCGGCTGCCAGCGGTGCGAAGGTAATTTCCCATACAAACAAATCGCTATGATCTGATCAAAGAACGGCTGCTAATTCGGTTTTTCGGGGGGCAAGGTCAAATCATTTCCGTCGCCATTCAAGGGAAGCGGCAATTTTCGATTGGTGTTGGTGGAGCTGGACCCACTTTTGCCCCCCGGCGGGCCCGGCGGCGTATCCGTAGAAGACGAATCACCAGCCGGCGGGTTTTGCAGGCGGCTGCGGCCACGCGGGCCGGTCACCGGGGCTACGTCGCGCTTGGCCTCGCCCAAATCGTGGACTTCCCCCTGCCCCAAGCTGTTCAGCGTTATATCGCCCGCGTAAACATTGGCAAACGTGCGGGCATTGTTTGGGTCATGCAGGCCAGGGTCGTCGGCTCGGGCTTCTTCCATCGACAGCGGCTGGTGGCGGCGAATTTGCACGCGCACCTCTTTGGCCCCATTCTGCTCTAATAAATTTTCACTAATTTTTGTCAGCAAGGTTTTATCGGGCGCATCCTCATAAAACTGCATGGCCAATGTCCGCACCAAGGCTTTATATCGCAAGCGCTGTTCGCCGTGAGAATCGGCCGGAGGAAATTGCCGCGCTTCGGTGTGGCCGTCGGGATAGGTTAACGTCAGGTCCACTGTGTGGTCGTCATCGGTGGAATCGCCATACGATAGCCAGTAATCGTGCGGGGTATCCAGGCACAACGCATACATGTATTGGGCCAGAACCGGAGTGGATTTCAGCGCCAGGAACAACTTGGAATCGTTGGGCGAATCGATATCAACCACCGGAGGCGAAAGCAGCGCCGGAGCGTTCGGATTCCACGTTAGCGCCAGCGCCACGCCAAACAAATGAAACAAAATAAACAGCGTAACCAAAGCCCGAACGGTTTCGTTGGGCATTTTTGCCGTCGGCGGCGGCAAATTAGGCTGCGTGGCGGCGGGGGAGGACGGAGAGGTGCTCATCGCATCACTTCAGGAGGGTGTGCGGTGCATTGGCTAGCTTCCACCACAATGTTGTGCATCGACTGGCCAAAACCGCAGCCTCGAATCTGCTTTCTCCCCTTTGCGCAAGCCGTACAGCCTGCATCGGGCGTATAGCCAGCGTGCCAATCATCGCCGGTACATCCCACATGCTACACTTTTCTAGCAAGTTTTTCACCGGCTTGCTAGTTTTGAATTTTCCTGGTAGCGGGCCAGTTTGATTTTTCAGGGTGGCTGGGGTCGAACGAAATGAGCCCCCAGTCGCAGAAATTCCGGGGGCTCGGCGACACTCGACCCCGGCCACCCAAACTGTTTCCATCAAATTGGCCCACTACCATTTTCCTCGCGCCGAAACGAACATGCTCAACCTAACTTTCCTTGCGGGTGTGCTCCGATCGAAATTTTTGGCGGCTGGGGCCGTTTGCTTCACGATTGCCACAGCCAGCGCCCGCGAAATCTATGTGAACAACGCTTCCGGCAGCGACTTGCTGGACGGCGCCGCCACCTCGAACGTAAATCCTGGCCAGGGGCCCTTTCAAACCATTGCGAAAGCATTGCGCACCGCCGGGCCGGGAGACCACATTATTTTGGCCAATACCGGTCAGCCTTACCGTGAGGCTGTGTCTCTGGTGGGCAGCCGGCTGAGCGGAACAGCCTATCAACCGTTCACCATCGAAGGCAACGGCGCCACGCTGGACGGCACAACCCCTGTGCCGCAAAACGCTTGGGAATGGTTTAGTAACGACGTCTTCCGCTTCCAGCCGGAAGGAAAGCAGTTCCAACAGTTATTCCTCGATGGCCAGCCGGTGGCGCGCCGGCCGGCCGCCGGAAATGGCACGAATGAAAAAGTTCCAGCGCTGGAGCCCAAGCAATGGGCGCTGGTCGAGGGCTGGGTTTATTTTCGAGTAGAGCCCGTCACGCTCCCGCAAAGCTATGCGATTTCTTACGCGGCGCTGCCCGCCGGATTAACGCTTTACAAGGTCGGCAATGTGGTCATCAGCAATTTAACCATCCAGGGCTTCCAACTCGATGGCGTTTATCTGCACGATGTCACCGGTCCGTGCGATTTAGTCGGGCTGAACTGCCGCTGGAACGGTCGCAGCGGAGTGAATGTACTGGGCGTTTCACAAACGCAGCTCGTTTCCTGCACGCTGGACGGCAATGGGGTGCATCAGCTCCAGCTCGATAACTACAGCGACTGCGATCTGCGCAACTGCCAAATACAGGGAGATGCGGCTGCCCAGTGGCAAATCGGGAAATTCTCCAAGCTATTTGTCAATGGCCAGCCGCTCCAATCGGCCCCGTCGAAATAGCTGGCCGGTTGATTTCGGTGAATTTCGTGCGACTTTATCTCGCCGGATCTCCTGTGACCTTCCCGCCGCTGCTTTCCGCTGCCATTTCTGCTTCCACTTTGTGCATCATCGCCGAGACTTCGCGCCGGTTCACGAAGTAAATGACCGCCCCCACCATGGCAATGGCAATGGTGACCAAGCGGTAACCTAGCGATACCAAAAAGCCAGCGCCAACAATCGCCGCAGTTCCCATCAGTTGGAGATACATCAATTCCACCAGCGCCTCGAACGTCCCCAGGCCATTGGGCGCCAGCGGCAGCACGCCGGTGATCATCGCCATGGGCACCACCACCATGTGCTCGCCCAAAGAAGGCGCGTTGCTCAGCAATCCGCGCGCAATCAACCAAAATCCAATTGCATACAGCGCCTGGGCAATAATCGTCAGCACCACGGCAACCGGCAACACGGCCCAATGCCGGTAATACATTCGAGAGGCGCGATTGATCCGCTCGATGAATCGGCCCACCCGGGGCAAATCGTGCAACCGCCGAGAAATGGGTCCTTGCGAGAAACCAGGCATTGCCGAAACCACAACCAACACGGTGCTGATGCCCGTGCACCAAAACATCACTCGGCACGCCAGCCGCACGTCTTCCGATTCGAAGTGCCACATGCCGGTGAATAAAATCGCCCCGGTGGCCAGCAGAAACAAACCGTACAGGCCGGTCATTCGATCGACCAGCACCGTGAGCGCCGCTTCGGTTCGCCGGCCGGGTTGCTCACGGGCCAAAAAACCGGCCTTCACGAAATCGCCGCCGACCCCGCCGGGCAGCACAAAATTCCACAAGTAACCCAAAAATCCCAAGCGAACGGTATCGCGCAGCCGCAGCGGCAAGTCTACCGCACGCACCAGAAAGTGCCAGCGCAAAATGGTCACCAGCGTGGCCGAAAAAGTGATTGCCGCGGCCAGCGCCAGCAAATCCCAATGCTTGGGCTCAGCTAATAGTCGAGACAAACTTTGATCCCGCACGACGCCGCTGACTAGCCACGCGATAATCGCCGCGGGAATCAGCCATCGGCATAAATTCCAAAGCAGTTTTTTCAAACGATTTACACCTTTACTGGAACACGGAAGCCGCTGCCGCGATTGACAATCCGCCGCCCAGTCAGTTACTGTTTGTAGTTTGCCACACAGACGAGCCGATTTTAATTTCTACTAGATTCCTGCGAAACACCAGGGGGATTAGCTCAGTTGGGAGAGCGCTTGCATGGCATGCAAGAGGTCAGGGGTTCAAGTCCCCTATCCTCCACTTAAAATCCACTGCCTGAAATCCACGGCTTTGGAAATCGGCCGCTGGGAACCTGGGAACCGTAGAAAGGGCTATCTTGCATCGGCCAGCCAGCCTGTTTGCGTGAGCTAAACTTGCAAGGCTGATTTTCCCTTGCCACCCGGTTTCGCTTGCTCATGCACACCAATAGTCCCGTCAGTGGTTTTGCGCGTCTTTCTCCCTTCGCAGCGCGCAGCGTATTGGCCATGACCGCGGCGGTTGCCGTTTCATTTGTAGCGATCAGTCTATCGCCCCTGGCCGGCGGTTTTGTCAGCCAGCATCCCACGGGGCCCGGCGACGTGCCGTTGTACCTGGCGGAAATTCAACGCATATCACACGGCGAAGGTTACTACGAAGCCGCCAGTCACGAGCTGCACGCCCGCGGTTATCCTACGCTCAGTCCGTTCAACTGGCGTACGCCGCTGCCGATCTGGCTCTTGGGAAAACTCCCCAACGAAGCTGCAGGCCGATTGCTGATCGGCGCGTTGGCGTTGATGTTGTTAGGTTTGGCACTGGCCGTGATTGCCCGCGACGGAGGAATACTGCGCGCCCTGGGTTGCGGATTGATTATTTCCGGCGCGTTGCTTCCCGGCTGGCTGGAGCAAATTTATGTGATGCCGGTGGTGTGGGCCGGCATTTTGATTGGGCTTTCGCTGTGCGCCTATGGATTGAACCGTCCCGGCTGGGGCATCGCATTGGGACTGTTGGCCATTGTGCTGCGTGAACTGGCGGCGCCTTATGCTGCGGTTTGTTTGGCGCTGGCGGTGTGGGACAAACGGTGGCGCGAAGTGTTGGCCTGGGGTCTCGGCCTGGCGGCGTTCCTGGCGTTTTACGCTTGGCATGCGCAGCATGTTATGTCGCTGGTTCAGCCGGGCGATCACGGCCACGCAACAAGCTGGCTGCAATTTGGCGGCGCGCCATTTGTGATTGCCACCGCGCAAATGAACGCTTACCTGCTGCTTTTACCTCAGTGGGTAAGCGCCGTTTTTTTGCCGCTGGCAATGTTGGGCTTTGCCGGTTGGAACACGCCCACGGGCCGCCGCGCCGGATTGGCCGCTTGTGCGTTTGTCATTTTCTTTGCGTGCATTGGGCAACCGTTCAATCAATATTGGGGATCGCTCATCGCGCCGCTGTTGGCCTTAGGCGCCGCTCAAGCTCCGACAGCAATTTCTGACCTCGTCCGCCGCAGCCGCGGCCTGGCTTGCTACCCGCCCGCGACGTTTGCCAGTGTGAACATTTGACCTCTGGCGGCTCTCTGTTCGATTGCGGCCAGTGCCTTTCTCATTGGTCGCCAACTTGCTACAGTAAGGCTCTTGTGCGGCGAGACCGTAGCTCAGGCCGGTAGAGCAACGGACTTTTAATCCGTAGGTCCTGGGTTCGAATCCCAGCGGTCTCACTGATGTTTGCGCTATCCACTAGGGGGAGGTGATCATAGCGCGCTGCTCTGGGTGGGAACGTGCAAGCGATGGGCAGGAAAAACACTGCTGAAGACAGCAGCGGCGCTCGCGCGCGGGAAGAGCTGGACGCAACAGATCAAGAGCGGGAATTGCGCCGCTATGTGACGCGAAAGCAATGGCAACGCAATCAAGCGTGCTGCGCAAGTTGATTTCTTTTCGCCTTCAGCGCCGCCCAGTGTTCCTCCGTGGCGGGCACAATGTAACTTAGTTTGCGTTGCGCCAGCGATTTACCACCCAGCGAGGCATACATTCGTCCGTCAAAGAGTTGAACGTAGACGGGTCCAACGAATAGAACGCTCGCGATTTCTAACACTTCCGCCGCGGGTGAATTCTCATTGGGCATAATCGCGACGTGGCTGTTACGCTCAAGCATCGTCACGGGTTCTTTCGCATTGCGTTCTGTCATAAGCCACCTATTGCTGATAATTGCCCATTGTGATATTGCCCGTGGTGCTCCTCAATTTTTTCTTCGCACTTACCGATGGCAGTATCCCGATCAAGAAGCGGCTCGGTGGGGCTGCCTTGATTCGCGCATTGCTTGCATTCCCAAAAGGCAAAGAAACCACCTAAGCGGCGGTAAACGCTGATGGAATAGTCGATGCCATCCCGCGAAAGTGCACGGGAAATCACAAAAGTAACGTCTGACATCGTGTCACTCTAAACCAAGAAAATTGCCCAAAAATGTCCCAACTGCCGC contains:
- a CDS encoding class I SAM-dependent rRNA methyltransferase yields the protein MSHAAETVDSISLAREAAAGLGVAQVILRPRKAQPFFGRHPWVLDTAIDRIEGTVSNGDIVDLISDKGKFIARGFYNGHSRLRVRLYTWDAGTLLDEALFRRRLETAIALRKRLGYDNPAGAARLVYSEADGLSGLIVDRYGEYLSVQATSLAVWQRLDKIVPLLIDLVHPRGVVLRQERGAVQMEGMPHEEGRGWGDLPTGPVFIEEHDLRYGVNLREGHKTGLYLDQRENRRAVANYVQGRRMLDMFCYSGGFALNAVKHGGASEVLCVDSSEKALALARANAELNGVANLHFQPGDGFETLQELSLQKERFGIVVLDPPKFARNRAAVNDALMAYHRINRLAVNLLEPGGILVTCSCSGHVLREDFLHMLSGVAQRSNREIQVLEQRGAAPDHPISTTCLESEYLKCFVCRVG
- a CDS encoding NADH:flavin oxidoreductase; this encodes MATYPKVAQLKNPAALTARLAELGLELPLDERILTAAENSPMAQPLMIGGMRIGNRWCIHPMEGWDANPDGSPSPHTLRRWRNFGLSGAKWIWGGEAAAVQPDGRANPHQTLATSSNRNGLAALLSACRTAHREAFGNDDDLFVGLQLTHSGRFSRPHDKRLEPRIAYHHPLLDAKFGIDPQDPSIVWTDDDLERLIVSYVTAAGLAAGVGFQFVDIKACHGYLMHEFLSARSRPGRFGGDLTGRSRLLFSVVERIRSQFPQLMVVVRLSAFDTLPYKTGREIGQPLDYRHLLPYEYGFGVDPNDPLKFDMREPIELLRRLHTAGVAAVNLSCGSPYYNPHIQRPAIFPPSDGYLPPEDPLVGVVRLIQAARQCKLAVPEMPMVGSGYSYLQDYVPHVAQAVVRAGWIDAVGLGRMVLAYPGLPADSLATGKLARKLICRTFSDCTTAPRNGMISGCFPLDPYYKALPEAEELRDIKATIEAEEKA
- a CDS encoding right-handed parallel beta-helix repeat-containing protein, with the protein product MLRSKFLAAGAVCFTIATASAREIYVNNASGSDLLDGAATSNVNPGQGPFQTIAKALRTAGPGDHIILANTGQPYREAVSLVGSRLSGTAYQPFTIEGNGATLDGTTPVPQNAWEWFSNDVFRFQPEGKQFQQLFLDGQPVARRPAAGNGTNEKVPALEPKQWALVEGWVYFRVEPVTLPQSYAISYAALPAGLTLYKVGNVVISNLTIQGFQLDGVYLHDVTGPCDLVGLNCRWNGRSGVNVLGVSQTQLVSCTLDGNGVHQLQLDNYSDCDLRNCQIQGDAAAQWQIGKFSKLFVNGQPLQSAPSK
- a CDS encoding lysylphosphatidylglycerol synthase transmembrane domain-containing protein, encoding MKKLLWNLCRWLIPAAIIAWLVSGVVRDQSLSRLLAEPKHWDLLALAAAITFSATLVTILRWHFLVRAVDLPLRLRDTVRLGFLGYLWNFVLPGGVGGDFVKAGFLAREQPGRRTEAALTVLVDRMTGLYGLFLLATGAILFTGMWHFESEDVRLACRVMFWCTGISTVLVVVSAMPGFSQGPISRRLHDLPRVGRFIERINRASRMYYRHWAVLPVAVVLTIIAQALYAIGFWLIARGLLSNAPSLGEHMVVVPMAMITGVLPLAPNGLGTFEALVELMYLQLMGTAAIVGAGFLVSLGYRLVTIAIAMVGAVIYFVNRREVSAMMHKVEAEMAAESSGGKVTGDPAR